From the genome of Sphingobacterium sp. UGAL515B_05:
TCAGCTTTAAATATACGGGGCCATTGTGGGTATTATACGCACGTAAACCATCGAATACAGCATATCCGTAATGCAATGACTGTGCAAAGGGATCCAATGCCGCTTCGGAAGCTTTTACAAAAGCTCCGTCCAAATAGATCAATGTGTTTTTGTCGTAATATTTCATAACCCAAAATTTACCTAAGTATAATAGTTCCCTTTGTTGTAATATTGGTGGTAAATCATGCTATCTCAAGCTTCTATAAAAACTTTCGATTTTCATTTCCTCAAGGTAGCAGGAATTACAATAATTGGCAATAGGTAAAGTGCTAATTTTGTATTTAGAATAAAATTTCATTAAATCTATTTTTATGAAATTTTATTTTACAAAAATTCGTTTTATTCGGTTTTATATTTTGTTAGTCGTATACCATATTTAAAATTGGTCTACAGGTGCAAAAAATTATTTTTTGTTACAATGGCCAATTTTCTTCCTAAAATGAAGAAAATGTCAAAAAAACTTTAAAAAAAAAGCTTCCGATATTTCTATCGGAAGCTTTTTAGATTTTATAAAATCGATTTGATTTAATCTCCGATAATTCCTTCAGCAAGCACGGTAATGACATTGTCTTTTGCTTCCACAACACCACCTTTAATGAACACTTCTTGTCCACCTTTACCTTGTTGAATAATTACTTTTCCATCTTCCAAAGTAGAAACAATGGCAGCGTGGTCTTTCAAAATTTG
Proteins encoded in this window:
- the atpC gene encoding ATP synthase F1 subunit epsilon; translation: MKLTIITPDKLAFEGEVTSVTVPGTAGSFQILKDHAAIVSTLEDGKVIIQQGKGGQEVFIKGGVVEAKDNVITVLAEGIIGD